The following are encoded together in the Portunus trituberculatus isolate SZX2019 chromosome 25, ASM1759143v1, whole genome shotgun sequence genome:
- the LOC123508765 gene encoding uncharacterized protein LOC123508765, whose translation MALRDRLAAYLLLLTSAIVGVSHGCLIPFVMRGTWFSFEQGSNTITDIDDTYMTNHGTCVAIKVYRNDYKALLFKQNDCYYCVRFRIRTVNVLQKSATGCNTYRDSKPSLEDVCSELDKDTRLVTMFNENYRPKNCRSAIEGVWHFAYQNRFSFTGECNHPEAKIRSCQEPGNQFLIANQKFNLTFKKCDGIKESFEGTKEFSCLGDWFVGKNHFFAAANTKESRKDEKYRCFVRNRDDDLYMGHSITPECSVLKTPENSPFRFRMTPVKQETVTPGCLLPKNFTGDWVNTAHTEADVMINQTHIIETTYPDIGRYRRTIYVCREQKDNRYMMARLNIDGCQKDYVCFEFVPRHHNIIRFRKGLEMIREDFSTVCSYIQFKSDREWNYDLMLARDPVPVKCPIAGKFNFTQKGEVQFETRVLGGVTKTPWDDIQCKENISDLSVCDKDQKEIWIDAHYCITVDAYGRHMDIYTDPDYKLKCIGYWKENLKSYLITYDELDPYSKYRCWVYQRADLNKVLMSQSVGPFCNLGQTVLNTGNGAAVILNMVEYEREHDRCPMHFDDGDNPWKEPGSSIHVFKFQDSSTAALVTTLSGMLLFTLLSLHLIHFG comes from the exons ATGGCGTTACGAGACAGGCTGGCGGCATATCTCCTCCTGCTGACGTCTGCTATAGTGGGAG TGAGCCATGGGTGTTTGATCCCCTTCGTGATGCGCGGCACGTGGTTCAGCTTCGAGCAAGGCAGCAACACCATCACGGACATCGACGACACCTACATGACCAACCACGGCACCTGCGTGGCCATCAAGGTGTACCGCAACGACTACAAAGCGCTCCTCTTCAAGCAGAACGATTGCTACTACTGCGTGCGCTTCCGCATCCGAACAGTGAACGTCCTGCAGAAGAGTGCAA CTGGATGCAACACTTACCGGGACAGCAAGCCGTCCCTGGAGGATGTGTGTTCCGAGCTGGACAAGGACACGCGGCTCGTCACGATGTTCAATGAGAATTATCGACCAAAGAACTGTCGCTCGGCTATTGAAGGCGTGTGGCACTTCGCTTATCAGAACAGATTTAG TTTCACAGGAGAATGCAACCACCCTGAGGCCAAGATCCGGTCATGCCAGGAGCCTGGTAACCAGTTCCTCATCGCCAACCAGAAATTCAATCTGACTTTCAAAAAATGTGATGGTATTAAGGAATCTTTTGAAGGAA CCAAGGAGTTCTCGTGTCTGGGTGACTGGTTTGTGGGGAAGAACCACTTCTTTGCGGCTGCCAACACTAAGGAGtcgaggaaggatgagaagtaCCGCTGCTTCGTGCGTAACCGTGATGACGACCTGTACATGGGCCACTCCATCACCCCCGAGTGCTCCGTGCTCAAGACACCAGAGAACAGTCCATTCAGGTTCCGCATGACTCCAG tgaagcaggaaacAGTCACTCCTGGATGTCTGCTGCCCAAGAACTTCACTGGTGATTGGGTGAACACGGCACACACAGAGGCAGACGTCATGATCAACCAGACACACATCATTGAGACCACATACCCAGATATTGGCCGCTACCGACGCACTATCTATGTCTGCAGGGAACAGAAGGACAACCGATACATGATGGCAAGGCTCAACATTGATGGCTG TCAAAAGGACTACGTATGCTTTGAGTTTGTGCCTCGTCACCACAACATCATCAGGTTTAGAAAAGGTCTAGAGATGATCCGAGAGGACTTCTCCACTGTCTGCTCCTACATTCAGTTTAAGAGTGACCGGGAGTGGAATTATGATCTCATGTTGG CCAGGGACCCAGTGCCTGTGAAATGCCCCATTGCCGGCAAATTCAACTTTACCCAGAAGGGAGAGGTGCAGTTTGAGACACGAGTCCTTGGGGGTGTGACCAAGACTCCATGGGATGACATTCAGTGCAAGGAGAACATCTCTGACCTCTCAGTGTGTGACAAGGACCAGAAAGAAATTTGGATTGATGCTCACTACTGCATTACTGTGGATGCATATGGCCGACACATGGACATTTACA CTGATCCAGACTACAAGCTGAAGTGCATTGGATACTGGAAGGAGAATCTCAAGTCATACCTGATCACCTATGATGAGCTGGACCCATACTCCAAGTACAGGTGTTGG GTGTACCAGAGAGCAGATTTGAACAAAGTACTCATGTCACAAAGTGTTGGGCCGTTTTGTAACCTTGGTCAGACTGTCCTGAATACAGGCAATGGGGCAGCAGTCATTCTTAACATGGTGGAGTATGAAAGAGAAC acGACCGGTGTCCTATGCACTTTGATGACGGTGACAACCCCTGGAAGGAGCCTGGATCCAGTATCCATGTCTTCAAATTCCAGGACTCCAGCACTGCAGCCTTGGTCACAACCCTCTCAGGGATGCTTCTCTtcacactcctctccctccatctcatccaCTTTGGTTGA